CGCGAGCGGACGTTCGGACCCTATGACTCGGAACCCGCCGCCGCGTGTGCCGTCGCTCAACTCGATCTCACCGAGGTCATCGACTCTCGACCCAGCGTCGCGGAGCTTGATCGCGATATTCGGCATCAGTTCGAGGCCGACGCCCTTGACAGTCACGTCGCCGCCCGACAACGCTGCACCGAAGGCGTAGGTGCCGGCCACGATCCGGTCACCGACCGTGCGGTGCTCGGCGGGATGGAGCGAGTCGACTCCGGTGACCGTGATCTCGGACGTGCCGATGCCGTCGATCCGTGCTCCCATGTCCACGAGCATCGTGCAGATGTCGACGATCTCCGGCTCCTTGGCCGCGTTCGAGATCGTCGTCACGCCATGGGCGAGAGTCGCTGCCATGACGAGGTTCTCCGTGGCTCCGACGGAGGGGAACTCAAGGGAGATGTCCGTTCCGCGAAGACCACCGGGCGCATCGGCGACGAAATACCCGTGGTCGAGGTGCACCGTCGCGCCCAGGGCTTCGAGGCCGGCCTGATGCATGTCGAGGCCACGTGAGCCGATCGCATCGCCGCCGGGCAGCGCCACATGCGCAGAGCGCATCCGGGCCGTCAGCGGACCGAGCACTGAGATGGATGCCCGCATCGCGCGGACGAGTTCGTAATCGGCCTGGATGCCCACGGCCTCCGGCACGTCGATGCTGACGATGCCGCGGTCCGCGTCGTATTCGACGTCACAGCCGAGCCGGGTCAGGAGCTGGACCATGATTCTGACGTCGAGGATCGCCGGGACGTTGGTGATGATCGTCCGACCGACGGCGAGAAGACTGGCGGCCATGAGCTTGAGGACGCTGTTCTTCGCCCCCCTGATATCGACGTCGCCGAGCAGACGACTCGGGCCGGTCAAACGGAACACATCCATCAGGTGAACCTTCCCATCGTCGGATTGAATCCAGGTGGCGAGGACTCCAACCATGATGCCATCGTCGACAGCGACTCGGTGTCCATGGCCAGTGATACGGAGCGGGGCCGACCGTCGGCCTTGCCGTAAGAACAGTCAACCACCACCGCGTCCGGCAGCACGGAGTACTGCTCGCCAGACGTGGGTTTGCGCCGGACGAGGATATCGAGGTCGGCGCGCGGCAGACGCACCGCGGCGCGTCGAGTCAACGCGAATACCGGATACCAGTCCAGTGAGGCCACCGAGAACACGGCGACACCCAAACGCCAACGTGGGCGAGAAGAGGATTCCTCGCCCACGTTGATGGAACAGTCAAAAGCACCGGAGAGCTTCGAAATCGACCTGCGACGGATCGTCACCACGACGATCAGCGCAAGAGCGAGTCCCACTAACGAGAGCAGAACGATCAGCAGGACGGAAGGGTTCACGGTTGCCAGTGTAATTGACGGATCAGAGAAGTTCGGCCTGATCAGCGGCAATGATGACGCGATTATTCTCCACCGATAGGAAACCACCATCGGCCTGAACCCGGATGGTCTCATCCGCAGGAGTGAGAATACGGGCCTCACCATCGGCTACAACACCCAGCACGGGCTCGTGACCTGGCAGGATGCCGATCTCGCCGTCCGAGGTACGGGCGATGACGCGCTTGGCCTCACCGACCCATACCTCACGGTCGGCTGCTACGACGTTCACATCGAGTGCAGCCATGGCTTACTTCTGCATCTCTTCGTAGTTGCGCATGACGTCGTCAAGCCCACCCACGTTGAAGAATGCCTGTTCGGGAATGTGGTCGACCTCGCCGGAGCACAGCTTCGAGAAGCCTTCGATCGTGTCGGACAGCGGAACCGTCGAGCCGGGCACCTGGGTGAACTTCTCGGCGGTGTAGGTGTTCTGCGAGAGGAACTGTTCGATGCGGCGGGCGCGGTGGACGACCAGCTTGTCCTCCTCACCGAGCTCGTCGACGCCGAG
The Brevibacterium marinum genome window above contains:
- the murA gene encoding UDP-N-acetylglucosamine 1-carboxyvinyltransferase; this encodes MDVFRLTGPSRLLGDVDIRGAKNSVLKLMAASLLAVGRTIITNVPAILDVRIMVQLLTRLGCDVEYDADRGIVSIDVPEAVGIQADYELVRAMRASISVLGPLTARMRSAHVALPGGDAIGSRGLDMHQAGLEALGATVHLDHGYFVADAPGGLRGTDISLEFPSVGATENLVMAATLAHGVTTISNAAKEPEIVDICTMLVDMGARIDGIGTSEITVTGVDSLHPAEHRTVGDRIVAGTYAFGAALSGGDVTVKGVGLELMPNIAIKLRDAGSRVDDLGEIELSDGTRGGGFRVIGSERPLAIRVATMPFPGFPTDLQPFVIALNSVSDGVGLLSENLFEARWRFVQEIARLGAKVRVDGNHALITGVEGLSGAEVEASDIRAGAGLVMAGLRAVGITEVSGIDHIERGYENFVSNLRRLGANIERVEKADILSFE
- a CDS encoding DUF2550 domain-containing protein, giving the protein MPLIRPNFSDPSITLATVNPSVLLIVLLSLVGLALALIVVVTIRRRSISKLSGAFDCSINVGEESSSRPRWRLGVAVFSVASLDWYPVFALTRRAAVRLPRADLDILVRRKPTSGEQYSVLPDAVVVDCSYGKADGRPRSVSLAMDTESLSTMASWLESSPPGFNPTMGRFT
- a CDS encoding F0F1 ATP synthase subunit epsilon, which produces MAALDVNVVAADREVWVGEAKRVIARTSDGEIGILPGHEPVLGVVADGEARILTPADETIRVQADGGFLSVENNRVIIAADQAELL